In a single window of the Shumkonia mesophila genome:
- a CDS encoding NapC/NirT family cytochrome c, which yields MHNQNSSFVRGNKYGQSIVVWFQNKSKVRFITVCLIVVASFITGIIFFGIFQLSMKVTDNIAFCTSCHSMGIAYQEYQASKHYQNTSGVRAICTDCHVPSEWGPYVLAKVEATRDLLAEVRGTIDTPEKFAAKRLELAQRVWARMEASDSRECRSCHALESMIAADQTKEAQAQHARAPTKNETCIDCHKGLVHAMPDLGPLAQAAFADLEPTIGSIPAGATTVHSLVTQPFFMDAGGETKGGQVLAGIPMAVVQVADGMAKVRLAGWRQEDVERVLYAEAGKRILMASLSSEAREAIETSGDSVTLEDTGQTWSRAVLEGWMPMASLTADTDKLWNYAGALFSTNCSLCHALPHTNEFDANQWMGQLQAMVSSTSLEKEEARLVQTYLQLHAADMAEH from the coding sequence ATGCATAATCAAAATTCATCTTTTGTGCGCGGGAACAAATACGGGCAATCCATCGTTGTTTGGTTCCAGAACAAATCTAAAGTGCGATTTATCACGGTTTGCTTAATAGTTGTGGCGTCCTTCATAACGGGGATAATTTTTTTTGGTATATTTCAATTGTCTATGAAGGTCACCGACAACATCGCGTTCTGCACGTCCTGCCATTCCATGGGCATTGCCTACCAGGAGTATCAGGCGTCAAAGCACTATCAGAACACTTCCGGCGTGCGCGCCATCTGCACGGACTGCCATGTTCCGAGTGAATGGGGGCCCTACGTCCTCGCCAAGGTCGAGGCGACCAGAGATCTTCTCGCCGAGGTCCGCGGTACCATCGACACGCCCGAGAAGTTCGCGGCCAAGCGCCTGGAACTGGCGCAACGGGTATGGGCGCGCATGGAGGCCAGCGACTCGCGGGAATGCCGGAGCTGTCACGCCCTCGAGTCGATGATCGCCGCCGATCAGACCAAGGAGGCGCAGGCCCAGCACGCCCGCGCCCCCACGAAGAACGAGACCTGTATCGACTGCCACAAGGGTCTGGTCCATGCCATGCCCGATCTTGGGCCCCTGGCGCAGGCGGCGTTTGCCGATCTCGAGCCCACCATCGGCAGCATCCCGGCCGGCGCCACGACCGTCCATTCCCTCGTCACCCAGCCCTTCTTTATGGATGCAGGCGGCGAAACCAAAGGCGGTCAGGTCCTGGCCGGCATTCCCATGGCGGTGGTGCAGGTGGCGGACGGCATGGCGAAGGTCCGCCTGGCCGGATGGCGCCAGGAAGATGTCGAGCGGGTCCTCTATGCCGAGGCGGGAAAGCGTATTCTCATGGCCTCGCTCTCCTCGGAAGCGCGCGAAGCCATCGAAACCTCGGGGGATTCGGTGACTCTCGAGGATACGGGACAGACGTGGAGCCGGGCGGTCCTGGAGGGATGGATGCCCATGGCGAGCCTAACGGCCGATACGGACAAGCTTTGGAACTACGCGGGGGCCCTTTTCTCGACCAACTGCTCGCTGTGCCATGCTCTTCCGCATACCAACGAATTCGATGCGAACCAGTGGATGGGACAACTCCAGGCCATGGTCAGTTCGACCTCTCTGGAGAAGGAGGAGGCCCGCCTGGTCCAGACATACCTGCAACTGCATGCCGCGGACATGGCGGAGCACTGA
- a CDS encoding YaiI/YqxD family protein, which translates to MREIFVDADACPVKDEVLRVAARHGLTVHVVSNSWMRLPETPLIRRVVVAAGPDAADDWIAERIGAGDIAITADIPLASRCLKKGAQAIGPTGKPFTDDSIGTALAMRDLMAHLRDTGEITGGPSAFAKADRSRFLSALEDAVRRLPPHS; encoded by the coding sequence GTGCGCGAGATCTTCGTCGATGCCGACGCCTGTCCGGTCAAGGACGAGGTCCTGAGGGTGGCCGCCCGCCACGGGCTGACCGTCCACGTGGTCAGCAACAGTTGGATGCGGCTGCCCGAAACGCCGCTCATCCGGCGAGTCGTCGTCGCCGCGGGTCCTGATGCCGCCGACGACTGGATCGCCGAGCGCATCGGCGCCGGCGATATCGCGATCACCGCCGACATTCCGCTGGCCTCGCGTTGCCTGAAAAAGGGCGCCCAGGCCATCGGCCCCACCGGCAAGCCCTTCACCGACGACAGCATCGGCACGGCGCTGGCCATGCGCGACCTGATGGCGCACCTGCGCGACACCGGCGAGATCACCGGCGGTCCGTCCGCCTTCGCCAAGGCCGACCGTTCGCGCTTTCTGTCGGCTCTCGAAGACGCCGTGCGGCGGTTGCCGCCTCACTCCTAA
- a CDS encoding universal stress protein, whose protein sequence is MKTILLPLLDDDSEDAETMATAALATAHLLANRFASHIEGLFVKAEPMSSTAALDVAPTYFERHHAYWQESGEVVKKRFTAFMTRHKVPFCALGDAVDGPTAEWREESGDRIRVVGDHGRLFDLIVVGRTASPATERWVPVCEAALFESGRPVVVAPPKSPQGMGRNVLLAWNGSTETARTIGLGMPLLVGAESVTVLSVTGASGGMVPGPTGEQVAAHLVRNGVKATAKTLKAQGRSAGEAILIEAAAIGADLIVKGAYTHSRLREVIFGGTTRHILAAAPVPVLIAH, encoded by the coding sequence ATGAAGACGATTCTTCTGCCTCTGCTTGATGACGATTCGGAAGACGCCGAAACGATGGCCACCGCGGCGCTCGCCACGGCCCATCTTCTCGCCAACCGTTTCGCCAGCCATATCGAGGGGCTGTTCGTCAAGGCCGAGCCGATGTCGAGCACGGCCGCCCTCGACGTCGCGCCCACCTATTTCGAACGGCATCACGCCTACTGGCAGGAAAGCGGCGAGGTCGTCAAAAAGCGCTTCACCGCCTTTATGACCCGCCACAAGGTGCCGTTTTGCGCCCTGGGCGACGCTGTCGACGGCCCGACCGCGGAATGGCGGGAGGAGAGCGGCGATCGAATCCGCGTCGTCGGCGACCATGGCCGGCTTTTCGATCTGATCGTCGTCGGACGAACCGCCTCGCCCGCCACCGAACGCTGGGTGCCGGTCTGCGAGGCGGCGCTGTTCGAAAGCGGCCGCCCGGTCGTGGTGGCGCCGCCGAAGTCGCCCCAGGGCATGGGGCGGAACGTCCTTCTCGCCTGGAACGGCAGCACCGAGACCGCACGTACCATCGGCCTCGGCATGCCGCTGCTTGTGGGTGCCGAATCGGTCACCGTCCTTTCGGTGACCGGAGCCTCGGGCGGCATGGTGCCCGGTCCCACCGGCGAGCAGGTCGCCGCCCACCTGGTCCGCAACGGCGTCAAGGCCACCGCCAAGACCCTCAAGGCCCAGGGCCGGTCGGCCGGCGAGGCCATCCTGATCGAGGCCGCGGCGATTGGCGCCGACCTTATCGTGAAGGGCGCCTATACCCACAGCCGGCTGCGCGAGGTCATCTTCGGCGGCACGACCCGCCATATCCTCGCCGCGGCCCCTGTGCCGGTGCTGATCGCCCACTGA
- a CDS encoding D-alanyl-D-alanine carboxypeptidase, with product MSNAKEHPTRAGRLAIFRFALATILAAATLTALTISSAFAATYAALIMDAETGRVLKAVEPDTPNYPASLTKMMTLYLVFDALQRKEWTLDKPLKVSARAARQPASRLGLPPGSSIAVKDAILALVTKSANDIATTVAEGMDKSERDFALRMTSMARKLGMKNTTFRNASGLFHRGQTTTARDMAILARALLRDFPQQYHYFATPAFTYKGQTHRNHNGLLESYDGLDGIKTGYINASGFNLVASATRGGRRLIGIVFGGRTATTRNRQMAQLLDAGFAMVSDGAAATEVAEFSPPPAKPDTAVASATPVENTPSASGGEWAVQVGAYRSEEPAIEAARHAIEKAPKQLGDGIIKIVPLKKKRHTLYRARIAGFDRDRADSACRTLERAGVACLVVSMKGVQVAFNF from the coding sequence GTGAGCAACGCCAAGGAACACCCAACGCGAGCCGGGCGCTTGGCGATTTTCAGGTTCGCGCTCGCCACCATTCTGGCAGCCGCAACACTTACGGCGCTGACCATCTCTTCCGCCTTCGCCGCCACCTACGCCGCGCTGATCATGGATGCCGAAACCGGCCGCGTGCTTAAGGCCGTCGAACCCGATACGCCGAATTACCCGGCGTCCCTGACCAAGATGATGACCCTATATCTGGTCTTCGATGCCTTGCAGCGCAAGGAGTGGACGCTCGACAAGCCGCTTAAGGTTTCCGCCCGCGCCGCCCGCCAGCCGGCATCCCGGCTGGGACTGCCGCCCGGATCGTCCATCGCCGTCAAGGATGCCATCCTGGCGCTGGTCACCAAGTCGGCCAACGACATTGCCACCACCGTCGCCGAGGGGATGGACAAAAGCGAGCGCGACTTCGCGCTCAGGATGACCTCGATGGCCCGCAAGCTGGGCATGAAGAACACCACCTTCCGCAACGCCTCGGGGCTGTTCCATCGCGGCCAGACGACGACGGCGCGCGACATGGCCATTCTCGCCCGCGCGCTACTGCGCGACTTCCCGCAGCAGTACCACTATTTCGCGACCCCGGCCTTCACGTATAAGGGCCAGACCCATCGCAACCACAACGGCCTGCTCGAATCCTACGACGGCCTGGACGGCATCAAGACCGGCTATATCAACGCCTCGGGCTTCAATCTCGTCGCCTCCGCCACACGCGGCGGCCGGCGCCTGATCGGCATCGTCTTCGGCGGCCGGACGGCCACCACCCGCAACCGCCAGATGGCGCAATTGCTCGATGCCGGCTTCGCCATGGTCAGCGACGGGGCCGCGGCCACCGAAGTCGCCGAGTTCTCGCCGCCGCCGGCCAAACCCGATACCGCCGTGGCTTCGGCCACCCCCGTCGAAAACACCCCGTCCGCGTCGGGCGGCGAATGGGCCGTCCAGGTCGGCGCCTATCGCAGCGAGGAACCGGCCATCGAGGCGGCCCGCCACGCCATCGAGAAGGCCCCCAAGCAGCTCGGCGACGGCATCATCAAGATCGTACCGCTCAAGAAGAAGAGGCACACCCTTTATCGGGCCCGCATCGCCGGCTTCGACCGGGACCGTGCCGACTCCGCCTGCCGCACCCTCGAACGCGCGGGCGTAGCCTGCCTGGTGGTTTCCATGAAGGGCGTCCAGGTCGCATTCAACTTCTGA
- the clpS gene encoding ATP-dependent Clp protease adapter ClpS: MSDPKKPYDEPPSTGLATKTRPKTKKPSLYKVLMLNDDYTPMEFVVHALQRFFSKGHDDAVRIMLHVHQRGVGVCGVYTYEVAETKVNQVMDLARQHQHPLQCTIEKE, encoded by the coding sequence ATGAGCGACCCCAAGAAGCCTTATGACGAGCCGCCTTCGACGGGCTTGGCGACCAAGACGCGGCCCAAGACGAAGAAGCCGTCGCTCTACAAGGTCCTGATGCTGAACGACGATTACACGCCGATGGAGTTCGTGGTCCATGCCCTTCAGCGGTTTTTTAGCAAAGGCCACGACGATGCCGTCCGCATCATGCTCCATGTCCACCAGCGCGGCGTGGGGGTCTGTGGCGTCTACACGTACGAAGTGGCCGAGACCAAGGTCAATCAGGTGATGGACCTGGCCCGGCAACATCAGCACCCCCTGCAGTGCACGATCGAAAAGGAATGA
- the clpA gene encoding ATP-dependent Clp protease ATP-binding subunit ClpA, which translates to MLSRNLEQTLHRALALATERRHEYATLEHLLLALTEDQDAIAVLRACGVNIDQLRTDLAEFIANELAGLTTARVADPKPTAGFQRAVQRAAIHVQSSGREEVTGANVLVALFSERESHAVYFLQGHDMTRLDAVNYISHGIAKVPGHSQPRPVRGAEEESVAEKVTAKANEALSVYCVNLNQKALDGRIDPLIGREAEIERTIQILCRRNKNNPLFVGDPGVGKTAIAEGLARKIVTREVPDVLKNATIFALDMGTLLAGTRYRGDFEERLKAVISELEHTDGAILFIDEIHTVIGAGATSGGSMDASNILKPSLQSGLVRCMGSTTYKEYRNHFEKDRALVRRFQKIDVYEPSVEDTVKILRGLKPYFEEHHKVRYTAEALRTAVELAARYINDRKLPDKAIDVIDEVGAACMLLPAHRRPKTVTVKHVEEVVAKIARIPPKSVSMDDRKVLETLERDLKTMVFGQDRAIESLSSAIKLARAGLREPEKPIGCYLFSGPTGVGKTEVARQLARTLGVELVRFDMSEYMERHSVSRLIGAPPGYVGFDQGGLMTDAVDQQPHCVLLLDEIEKAHPDVFNILLQIMDHGRLTDHNGKSVDFRNVILIMTTNAGASEMAKPAIGFERDERTGDDQEAIERMFTPEFRNRLDATVPFSSLSLEVVGQVVDKFIMELEAQLADRNVVIVLSDAAREWLAKRGYDKSFGARPLGRTIQEHIKKALAEELLFGRLVNGGLVKVEIVDDKPTFSFEEARRRLHRKGLPKSKEPAPV; encoded by the coding sequence ATGCTGTCGCGAAACCTGGAGCAGACCCTGCACCGGGCCCTGGCGCTGGCCACCGAGCGCCGCCATGAGTACGCCACGCTCGAGCACCTGCTGCTTGCGCTGACCGAGGACCAGGACGCCATCGCGGTGCTCAGGGCCTGTGGCGTCAACATCGACCAGTTGCGGACCGATCTGGCCGAATTCATCGCCAACGAATTGGCCGGCCTGACCACGGCGCGGGTGGCCGACCCCAAGCCGACCGCCGGCTTCCAGCGGGCCGTACAGCGGGCCGCCATCCATGTGCAGTCGTCGGGACGCGAGGAGGTGACGGGCGCCAACGTACTGGTGGCGCTGTTCTCGGAGCGCGAGTCCCACGCCGTCTACTTCCTGCAGGGCCATGACATGACGCGGCTCGACGCCGTCAATTACATCTCCCATGGCATTGCCAAGGTTCCCGGTCATTCACAGCCGCGCCCGGTTCGCGGCGCCGAGGAGGAGTCGGTGGCGGAAAAGGTGACGGCCAAGGCGAATGAGGCGTTGTCGGTCTACTGCGTCAATCTGAACCAGAAGGCGCTTGACGGACGGATCGACCCCCTGATCGGCCGCGAGGCCGAGATCGAGCGGACCATCCAGATCCTGTGCCGGCGCAACAAGAACAACCCGCTGTTCGTGGGCGACCCCGGCGTCGGCAAGACGGCCATCGCCGAAGGCCTGGCCCGCAAGATCGTCACCCGCGAGGTGCCCGATGTCCTGAAGAACGCCACCATCTTCGCGCTGGACATGGGCACGCTGCTGGCCGGCACCCGCTATCGCGGCGACTTCGAGGAACGGCTGAAGGCGGTGATCTCCGAGCTGGAGCACACCGACGGGGCGATTCTCTTCATCGACGAAATCCATACCGTGATCGGGGCCGGCGCCACCAGCGGCGGCTCGATGGACGCCTCGAACATCCTGAAGCCGTCGCTGCAAAGCGGGCTGGTCCGCTGCATGGGCTCGACCACCTACAAGGAGTACCGCAATCACTTCGAGAAGGACCGCGCCCTGGTCCGCCGGTTCCAGAAGATCGACGTCTACGAGCCGTCGGTCGAGGACACGGTGAAGATCCTGCGCGGGCTGAAGCCCTATTTCGAGGAGCACCACAAGGTGCGCTACACGGCCGAGGCCCTGCGTACGGCGGTCGAACTGGCGGCCCGCTACATCAACGACCGCAAGCTGCCCGACAAGGCGATCGATGTGATCGACGAGGTGGGCGCGGCGTGCATGCTGCTGCCGGCCCACCGGCGGCCGAAGACGGTGACGGTCAAGCACGTCGAGGAGGTGGTGGCCAAGATCGCCCGCATCCCTCCCAAGAGCGTGTCGATGGACGACCGCAAGGTGCTGGAGACCCTGGAGCGCGACCTCAAGACCATGGTGTTTGGCCAGGATCGGGCCATCGAGTCGCTGTCCAGCGCCATCAAGCTCGCCCGCGCCGGCCTGCGCGAGCCCGAGAAGCCGATCGGCTGTTACCTGTTCTCGGGGCCGACCGGCGTCGGCAAGACCGAGGTGGCCCGCCAACTGGCGCGCACGCTGGGCGTCGAACTGGTGCGCTTCGACATGTCGGAATACATGGAGCGCCATTCGGTGTCGCGCCTTATCGGGGCGCCGCCGGGCTACGTCGGCTTCGACCAGGGCGGCCTGATGACCGATGCCGTCGACCAGCAGCCCCACTGCGTGCTGCTGCTGGACGAGATCGAGAAGGCCCATCCGGACGTCTTCAACATCCTGTTGCAGATCATGGATCACGGCCGGCTGACCGACCACAACGGCAAGAGCGTCGACTTCCGCAACGTCATCCTGATCATGACGACCAACGCCGGGGCCAGCGAGATGGCCAAGCCGGCCATCGGCTTCGAGCGCGACGAGCGGACCGGCGACGACCAGGAGGCGATCGAGCGCATGTTCACGCCGGAATTCCGCAACCGGCTGGATGCCACGGTGCCGTTCTCCAGTCTGTCGCTGGAGGTGGTGGGCCAGGTGGTCGACAAGTTCATCATGGAACTGGAAGCGCAACTGGCCGACCGCAACGTCGTCATCGTGCTGTCGGACGCCGCCCGCGAATGGCTGGCCAAGCGCGGCTACGACAAGAGCTTCGGGGCCCGGCCGCTGGGCCGGACCATCCAGGAGCACATCAAGAAGGCGCTGGCCGAGGAGTTGCTGTTCGGCCGGCTGGTCAACGGCGGCCTCGTCAAGGTCGAGATCGTCGACGACAAGCCGACCTTCAGCTTCGAGGAAGCGCGGCGGCGGCTGCACCGCAAGGGACTGCCCAAGAGCAAGGAGCCGGCGCCGGTTTGA
- a CDS encoding class I SAM-dependent methyltransferase — translation MDKLIIDSLCRIHEGLSRKGPGSDALARQLIARIRPLLPEPPVVADLGCGNGYCAYVLAEALGAEVTAVDFCPAFIDELKERLDKAPPKKGHIVPRVADMLTPGLEPESIDLAWSEGAVGSVGVRESLEGWLPLLTPGGIVVFSDLCWFNRQPPEEAQAFFAEPYPGMATVGGQIKAAEELGYTFVHAELLPAADWWTSYFDPLAGRLRELEADVEPGSVLAEVIRLAWVEQENFRRHSDHFGYLFLVLKK, via the coding sequence ATGGACAAACTCATCATCGATTCCCTGTGCCGGATTCACGAGGGCCTCTCTCGCAAGGGACCTGGATCGGATGCCCTGGCGCGCCAGTTGATCGCGCGCATCCGTCCCCTGCTGCCCGAACCGCCGGTAGTTGCCGACCTCGGCTGCGGCAACGGCTACTGCGCCTATGTCCTGGCTGAGGCGTTGGGGGCGGAGGTTACCGCGGTCGACTTTTGCCCGGCCTTCATCGACGAGTTGAAGGAGCGCTTGGACAAAGCGCCACCGAAGAAGGGGCATATCGTCCCGCGGGTGGCCGACATGCTGACGCCGGGTCTGGAGCCGGAAAGCATCGACCTGGCCTGGTCGGAGGGCGCCGTCGGCAGCGTCGGCGTCAGGGAGTCGCTCGAGGGCTGGTTGCCGCTGCTCACCCCCGGTGGCATCGTGGTCTTCTCCGACCTGTGCTGGTTCAACCGGCAGCCACCCGAGGAGGCACAGGCGTTCTTCGCCGAGCCCTACCCCGGAATGGCGACCGTGGGCGGCCAGATCAAGGCGGCCGAGGAACTGGGCTACACCTTCGTGCATGCCGAACTTCTGCCCGCCGCCGATTGGTGGACGAGCTACTTCGACCCGCTGGCGGGACGGCTGCGCGAACTGGAGGCCGATGTGGAGCCGGGATCGGTGCTGGCCGAGGTCATTCGGCTGGCCTGGGTCGAGCAGGAGAACTTCCGGCGGCACAGTGACCACTTCGGCTACCTGTTCCTGGTGCTGAAGAAATAG
- a CDS encoding GNAT family N-acetyltransferase: MPDGREAISIRVVDGLAGVPAGAWDACAGTANPFVSHAFLATLEASGTVTPKTGWMPQHLLIEDTAGALRACAPLYLKNHSYGEYVFDWAWADASERAGIPYYPKLQAAVPFTPVTGPRLMVRPGEPGDLGDALIAGMLQLAERHGASSLHVTFPTEAEWQRLAAAGLLTRIGHQFHWTNEGYGDFDDFLNALASRKRKAIRKERQAVADSGVVLRTLTGDAITERHWDVFYRFYRDTIDRKWGPAYLNRAFFSLLHRNLGERIVLMWAEHGGRAVGGALNLIGGDTLYGRYWGCLEPYRFLHFEACYYQAIAFAIERGLKRVEAGAQGPHKVQRGYLPVVTYSAHWIADPALRRAVAQFIEQERQMVEMEGEALAEASPFRKNGGD; the protein is encoded by the coding sequence ATGCCCGACGGACGCGAAGCCATTTCCATCCGGGTCGTGGACGGCCTCGCGGGAGTGCCGGCCGGCGCCTGGGACGCCTGCGCCGGCACCGCCAACCCGTTCGTTTCCCATGCCTTCCTCGCCACGCTGGAAGCCAGCGGGACGGTGACGCCCAAGACCGGCTGGATGCCCCAGCACCTGCTGATCGAGGATACCGCCGGGGCGTTGCGCGCCTGCGCGCCGCTCTATCTCAAGAACCATTCCTATGGCGAGTACGTGTTCGACTGGGCGTGGGCCGACGCCAGCGAGCGGGCCGGCATCCCCTATTATCCCAAGTTGCAGGCGGCGGTGCCATTCACCCCGGTCACCGGACCGCGCCTGATGGTGCGCCCCGGCGAACCCGGGGACCTGGGCGACGCGCTCATCGCCGGCATGCTGCAACTGGCCGAGCGCCATGGCGCCTCGTCGCTGCACGTCACCTTTCCCACCGAGGCCGAGTGGCAACGACTCGCCGCCGCCGGCCTGCTGACGCGCATCGGCCATCAGTTCCACTGGACGAACGAGGGCTACGGCGACTTCGACGACTTCCTGAACGCCCTGGCCTCGCGCAAGCGCAAGGCCATCCGCAAGGAACGCCAGGCGGTGGCCGACAGCGGGGTGGTGCTGCGCACGCTGACCGGCGACGCCATCACCGAGCGGCATTGGGACGTCTTCTATCGCTTCTATCGCGACACCATCGACCGCAAGTGGGGGCCGGCCTACCTCAACCGCGCCTTTTTCTCGCTGCTGCATCGAAATTTGGGCGAGCGGATCGTGCTGATGTGGGCCGAGCACGGCGGCCGGGCGGTCGGCGGCGCCCTCAACCTGATCGGCGGCGACACCCTCTACGGCCGCTATTGGGGGTGCCTGGAGCCCTATCGCTTCCTGCATTTCGAGGCCTGCTACTATCAGGCCATCGCATTCGCCATCGAACGCGGCCTCAAGCGGGTCGAGGCGGGCGCCCAGGGCCCCCACAAGGTCCAGCGCGGCTATCTGCCGGTCGTCACCTACAGCGCCCATTGGATCGCCGATCCGGCGCTGCGCCGCGCCGTCGCCCAGTTCATCGAACAGGAACGGCAGATGGTCGAAATGGAGGGCGAGGCCCTTGCCGAGGCCTCGCCCTTCCGCAAGAACGGCGGCGACTAG
- a CDS encoding GGDEF domain-containing protein — protein MGIEPLPENREGKGTSPAGLPRWGWDYALERLDFAFQPIVNIHNGVCFGYEALLRNWADAGFDSIRSVFDTAAATQRLNRVEAALREKAIRRFASIGGGRHFKLFYNVDNRCMAMPDYRHGVTSQVLEQNGLAPSSLYLEISEHHDLSRASQIEAILTAYRAQGYKLVIDDYGTGFSQLKMLYHCQPDVIKIDRFFVSGIDSDKRKEMLVAQQVDLAHLMGALVVAEGVETEAEFYVCKRVGCDLVQGYFIQRPTQSLAELMPRYGIIEDLAKRDRRSAGRDDGVLVRSRMTAIQALLQETTPSAVLRYFQRFRDTRVVPVVDGQGCPVGIIREADFKEFSYSLYGRELLQNPHLRPNLGRFLRRCPAVEETEPVEQILKVFANADTKEGVIVTRKMSYVGFLEGHALLEMLNEKNTIAARDQNPLTQLPGNNAIYRYVSQVLASDGWGRHFVYFDFDNFKPFNDRFGFRQGDRAILLFAEILGKKLIGGNWFVGHIGGDDFFVGADRLARDDILARISALVEDFGAQITSFYDAESRANGHIEGADRAGQIRRFPLMTVSAAILELPEVRTTLSVDDVAPAISELKKRAKRRDDHLAVADLVAFCAV, from the coding sequence ATGGGGATTGAACCTTTGCCGGAGAATCGGGAAGGGAAGGGAACTTCGCCTGCCGGCCTTCCGCGGTGGGGTTGGGACTACGCGCTCGAGCGCCTGGACTTTGCCTTCCAGCCGATCGTCAACATCCACAACGGGGTCTGCTTCGGGTACGAGGCCCTGCTGCGCAACTGGGCCGATGCCGGCTTCGACAGCATCCGATCCGTCTTCGATACCGCCGCCGCCACCCAGCGCCTGAACCGTGTCGAGGCGGCACTGCGCGAGAAGGCGATCCGCAGGTTCGCTTCCATCGGCGGCGGCCGCCACTTCAAGCTGTTCTACAACGTCGACAACCGCTGCATGGCGATGCCCGACTATCGCCACGGAGTCACCTCCCAGGTTCTGGAGCAGAACGGCCTGGCGCCTTCCTCGCTTTATCTCGAAATCTCGGAACACCACGATCTCAGCCGGGCAAGCCAGATCGAGGCCATCCTCACCGCCTACCGCGCCCAGGGCTACAAGCTGGTCATCGATGACTACGGCACCGGCTTCTCGCAACTCAAGATGCTCTATCACTGCCAGCCCGACGTCATCAAAATCGACCGCTTCTTCGTTTCCGGCATCGACTCCGACAAGCGCAAGGAAATGCTGGTCGCCCAGCAGGTCGACCTGGCCCACCTGATGGGGGCGCTGGTGGTTGCCGAGGGGGTGGAAACCGAGGCCGAGTTCTACGTCTGCAAGCGGGTAGGCTGCGATCTGGTCCAGGGCTATTTCATCCAGCGGCCGACGCAGTCGCTGGCCGAACTGATGCCGCGCTACGGGATCATCGAAGACTTGGCCAAGCGCGACCGCCGCTCGGCCGGGCGGGACGACGGCGTCCTCGTACGAAGCCGCATGACGGCCATCCAGGCGCTATTGCAGGAAACGACGCCAAGCGCCGTGCTGCGGTACTTTCAGCGGTTCCGGGATACCCGGGTGGTGCCGGTGGTGGACGGCCAGGGCTGCCCGGTCGGGATCATCCGCGAAGCGGACTTCAAGGAATTCTCCTACTCGCTCTACGGACGGGAACTGCTGCAAAATCCGCATCTCCGGCCGAACCTGGGGCGCTTCCTCCGCCGCTGTCCGGCCGTCGAGGAGACCGAGCCCGTGGAGCAGATCCTCAAGGTGTTCGCCAACGCCGACACCAAGGAGGGGGTGATCGTCACCCGGAAGATGAGCTATGTCGGCTTCCTCGAGGGCCACGCCCTGTTGGAAATGCTGAACGAGAAAAACACCATCGCGGCACGCGACCAGAACCCGCTGACCCAACTGCCCGGCAACAACGCCATTTACCGTTACGTCTCCCAGGTACTGGCGAGCGACGGCTGGGGCCGTCACTTCGTCTATTTCGATTTCGACAACTTCAAGCCGTTCAACGACCGCTTCGGCTTCCGCCAGGGCGATCGCGCCATCCTGTTATTCGCCGAGATCCTGGGCAAGAAGCTGATCGGGGGAAACTGGTTCGTCGGCCACATCGGCGGCGACGACTTCTTCGTCGGGGCCGACCGCTTGGCGCGCGACGACATCCTGGCCCGGATCTCCGCCCTGGTGGAGGATTTCGGTGCCCAGATCACGTCCTTCTACGATGCCGAGTCGCGGGCCAACGGGCATATCGAGGGGGCCGACCGCGCGGGTCAGATACGGCGCTTTCCGCTGATGACCGTCTCGGCGGCGATTCTGGAATTGCCGGAAGTCCGCACGACGCTGTCGGTGGACGACGTGGCGCCGGCGATTTCGGAACTGAAGAAGCGGGCCAAGCGGCGCGACGACCATCTGGCCGTCGCCGATCTCGTCGCCTTTTGCGCGGTCTGA
- a CDS encoding RidA family protein — protein MPGTIAARLAELGLELPKAASPVANYVPFVVTGTLVFVSGQIPLVDGKPQFVGRLGDTLSVEEGHQAARRCGLNLLAQLGNACGGDLDRVRRVVKLGGFVACTPDFTQTPQVINGASDLMVEVFGNAGRHARAAVGVSALPLGVAVEVEAVFEIA, from the coding sequence ATGCCCGGAACCATCGCCGCCCGCCTTGCCGAACTCGGACTGGAGTTGCCGAAAGCGGCCTCGCCGGTCGCCAATTACGTGCCCTTCGTGGTGACCGGGACGCTGGTCTTCGTTTCCGGGCAGATTCCGCTGGTCGACGGCAAGCCCCAGTTCGTCGGCCGGCTGGGCGATACGCTGTCGGTCGAGGAAGGCCATCAGGCGGCGCGCCGCTGCGGCCTCAACCTCCTGGCCCAACTCGGCAACGCCTGCGGCGGCGATCTCGACCGGGTCCGCCGCGTCGTCAAGCTGGGCGGCTTCGTCGCCTGCACGCCGGACTTCACCCAGACGCCGCAGGTGATCAACGGCGCCTCCGACCTGATGGTCGAGGTTTTCGGCAACGCCGGACGCCACGCCCGCGCGGCGGTCGGTGTATCGGCCCTGCCGCTCGGCGTCGCCGTCGAGGTGGAAGCGGTCTTCGAGATCGCCTGA